In Homo sapiens chromosome 11, GRCh38.p14 Primary Assembly, one DNA window encodes the following:
- the RPLP2 gene encoding large ribosomal subunit protein P2, with translation MRYVASYLLAALGGNSSPSAKDIKKILDSVGIEADDDRLNKVISELNGKNIEDVIAQGIGKLASVPAGGAVAVSAAPGSAAPAAGSAPAAAEEKKDEKKEESEESDDDMGFGLFD, from the exons ATGCGCTACGTCGCCTCCTACCTGCTGGCTGCCCTAGGGGGCAACTCCTCCCCCAGCGCCAAGGACATCAAGAAGATCTTGGACAGCGTGGGTATCGAGGCGGACGACGACCGGCTCAACAAG GTTATCAGTGAGCTGAATGGAAAAAACATTGAAGACGTCATTGCCCAGG GTATTGGCAAGCTTGCCAGTGTACCTGCTGGTGGGGCTGTAGCCGTCTCTGCTGCCCCAGGCTCTGCAGCCCCTGCTGCTGGTTCTGCCCCTGCTGCAG CAGAGGAGAAGAAAGATGAGAAGAAGGAGGAGTCTGAAGAGTCAGATGATGACATGGGATTTGGCCTTTTTGATTAA